A genomic stretch from Flavobacterium humidisoli includes:
- a CDS encoding 3-oxoacid CoA-transferase subunit B, whose protein sequence is MALSKEDIAKRIAKEVKDRYFVNLGIGIPTLVANYVREDIAVEFQSENGVLGMGPFPFEGEEDADVINAGKQTITTLPGASFFDSAFSFGMIRSQKVDLTILGAMEVSENGDIANWKIPGKMVKGMGGAMDLVASAENIIVAMMHVNKAGESKILKKCTLPLTGVGCVKKVVTELAVLEVTEKGFKLLERAPGVSVEHIVASTEADLIIEGEIPEMIV, encoded by the coding sequence ATGGCACTTAGTAAAGAAGATATAGCAAAACGAATTGCAAAAGAGGTAAAAGACCGTTATTTCGTAAATCTTGGAATTGGGATTCCAACTCTTGTTGCGAATTATGTTCGTGAAGACATTGCGGTGGAATTTCAAAGTGAAAATGGTGTTCTTGGAATGGGACCTTTTCCTTTTGAAGGCGAAGAAGATGCAGATGTTATCAATGCAGGAAAACAAACCATAACAACGCTTCCAGGTGCGAGTTTCTTTGATTCGGCTTTCAGTTTTGGAATGATTCGTAGTCAAAAAGTAGATTTGACAATTCTAGGGGCAATGGAGGTTTCTGAAAACGGAGACATTGCCAATTGGAAGATTCCAGGGAAAATGGTAAAAGGAATGGGAGGCGCAATGGATTTGGTGGCTTCAGCCGAAAACATTATCGTTGCCATGATGCACGTAAACAAAGCAGGAGAATCAAAAATCTTAAAAAAATGCACTTTGCCATTAACAGGCGTAGGATGCGTTAAAAAGGTTGTAACCGAGCTTGCAGTACTCGAAGTGACCGAAAAAGGTTTTAAGCTCTTAGAACGCGCGCCAGGTGTCTCAGTCGAGCACATCGTCGCCTCAACCGAAGCTGATTTGATTATAGAAGGTGAAATTCCTGAAATGATTGTTTAA
- a CDS encoding winged helix DNA-binding domain-containing protein → MIYSEISHHRLVSQKLYKTSAFSPQEIVHHLGAMQAQDYAMAKWAVGSRCHASEKEIEEAVNSAKIIRTHILRPTWHFVSADDIYWMLDLSAPQVKRFTVAAAKKYGFDAKKLDQINSSIEKLLAGNNHLTRDEIMQELNIKKSSKEDFLSAAIMMNAELDGLVCNGEMKGKQITYALLEERVLKPKTKLTKEEGLAKLALRYFESHGPATALDFSWWSGFPPTICQKTINAIELQLSGVTIDNQQYWFKKHHSDLDNFRESVHFLPAFDEILISYKTREASILQEHQTLAFTNNGIFKPIILENGRVIGTWKRTIKKDHAKIETKFFNETESSKKAILFEGIKTFENYLETKIVIE, encoded by the coding sequence ATGATTTATTCTGAGATTTCACATCATCGTCTTGTTTCACAGAAACTGTACAAAACAAGTGCCTTTTCACCACAAGAAATTGTACACCATTTGGGCGCTATGCAGGCTCAAGATTATGCTATGGCAAAATGGGCTGTTGGTTCTCGATGCCATGCTTCTGAAAAAGAAATAGAAGAAGCGGTAAATTCTGCAAAAATTATTAGAACACATATTCTTCGTCCAACCTGGCATTTTGTTTCTGCTGATGATATTTATTGGATGTTGGATCTTTCGGCTCCTCAGGTAAAACGTTTTACTGTCGCCGCTGCCAAAAAATATGGTTTTGATGCAAAAAAACTGGATCAGATTAATAGTTCTATCGAAAAATTATTAGCTGGAAATAATCATTTAACGCGAGATGAGATCATGCAAGAACTTAATATCAAAAAAAGTTCTAAAGAAGATTTCCTGAGCGCAGCCATTATGATGAATGCAGAATTGGATGGTTTGGTATGTAATGGAGAAATGAAAGGCAAGCAAATTACGTATGCTTTGCTTGAAGAAAGAGTTTTAAAACCTAAAACTAAATTGACCAAAGAAGAAGGTTTAGCCAAACTTGCTCTGCGCTATTTCGAAAGTCACGGTCCGGCCACAGCGCTTGATTTTTCTTGGTGGTCAGGTTTTCCACCGACAATTTGCCAAAAAACAATTAACGCAATAGAGTTGCAATTAAGCGGAGTTACCATTGATAATCAGCAATATTGGTTCAAAAAGCATCATTCCGATTTGGATAACTTTCGCGAAAGCGTACATTTTCTACCTGCATTTGATGAAATTCTTATTTCGTATAAAACGCGTGAAGCCTCTATCCTGCAAGAACATCAAACCTTAGCTTTTACCAATAATGGCATTTTTAAACCTATTATTCTTGAGAACGGAAGAGTAATTGGAACTTGGAAACGGACTATTAAAAAAGATCACGCCAAAATAGAAACGAAGTTTTTTAATGAAACGGAGAGTTCGAAAAAAGCGATTTTATTTGAAGGAATTAAAACTTTCGAAAATTACTTAGAAACAAAAATTGTTATTGAATAA
- a CDS encoding CoA transferase subunit A encodes MITKKVNSVHEAIEGIDSGMTIMFGGFGLCGIPENTIAALVNKSISDLTCISNNAGVDDFGLGLLLQKKQIKKMISSYVGENAEFERQMLSGELEVELTPQGTLAERCRAAQAGIPAFFTPAGYGTEVAEGKEAREFNGKMHIMEEAFKADFSIVKAWKGDEAGNLIFKGTARNFNACMAGAGKITIAEVEELVPVGSLDPNQIHIPGIMVQRIFQGEKFEKRIEQRTVRKRS; translated from the coding sequence ATGATAACAAAAAAAGTAAATAGCGTTCATGAAGCTATTGAAGGAATTGATAGCGGTATGACCATTATGTTTGGTGGTTTCGGATTATGTGGCATTCCTGAAAATACAATCGCAGCTTTAGTAAATAAATCCATTTCAGATTTAACCTGTATTTCCAATAATGCGGGTGTAGATGATTTTGGTTTGGGATTGTTGTTGCAGAAAAAGCAGATCAAAAAAATGATTTCTTCTTATGTGGGAGAAAATGCCGAATTCGAACGTCAGATGCTTTCGGGAGAATTGGAAGTTGAATTGACGCCTCAAGGAACTTTGGCAGAACGCTGTCGTGCGGCTCAGGCTGGAATTCCTGCTTTCTTTACACCAGCAGGTTACGGAACTGAAGTTGCTGAAGGAAAAGAAGCGCGTGAGTTTAATGGAAAAATGCACATTATGGAAGAGGCTTTCAAAGCAGATTTTTCTATTGTAAAAGCTTGGAAAGGCGATGAAGCCGGAAATCTGATTTTCAAAGGAACAGCCCGAAACTTCAATGCGTGTATGGCGGGTGCAGGAAAGATCACAATTGCAGAAGTAGAAGAGTTGGTTCCTGTTGGAAGTTTAGATCCAAATCAGATTCATATTCCAGGAATTATGGTGCAACGCATCTTTCAAGGAGAAAAATTTGAGAAGAGAATCGAGCAACGTACAGTGAGAAAACGTTCGTAA
- a CDS encoding DUF6646 family protein, producing the protein MKKVITLVFLVTFGFVNAQEAFKGKGDIKVNVGANLQDGGSGIQGSVDFGLGENFSFGFVANYILGFDNFNGFYHGSTNPYYDAEPDFSDRFDAKARINANLSSVIGVKELDVYPGLSLGLHNFGAHVGGRYFFTDGFGVFTEIGFPIAKYGSNNDPFYHLNNQATFSLGASFNL; encoded by the coding sequence ATGAAAAAGGTTATTACACTTGTATTTTTAGTGACATTCGGATTTGTTAATGCTCAAGAAGCTTTTAAAGGAAAGGGAGATATTAAAGTAAACGTAGGAGCTAATTTACAAGATGGTGGTTCTGGAATTCAAGGTTCTGTTGATTTTGGTTTAGGAGAAAATTTCTCTTTTGGTTTTGTTGCTAACTACATACTAGGATTTGATAATTTTAACGGTTTTTACCACGGTAGCACAAATCCTTACTATGATGCCGAACCAGATTTCTCAGATCGTTTTGATGCAAAAGCAAGAATCAATGCTAACTTATCTAGTGTAATTGGCGTAAAAGAATTAGACGTTTACCCTGGACTAAGCTTAGGTTTACATAATTTCGGAGCTCACGTTGGAGGCCGTTATTTCTTCACTGATGGATTTGGTGTTTTCACAGAAATTGGATTCCCAATTGCAAAATATGGTTCAAACAATGATCCTTTTTATCATTTGAATAATCAAGCGACTTTTAGTTTAGGAGCTTCATTTAACTTATAA
- a CDS encoding PAS domain-containing protein, with amino-acid sequence MKNKNSEDPLQRNSVPILSWDFHYEYLNELKAFSVDLKRVNKISDEFTWDETMLNIQERIKNEVVLITDLDLKIVFASSGIKKMTGYKEEEVLGKTPKMFQGPATSQKDLKEIRDAVKKKIPFAKTLENYRKNGQTYKCKIDASPVYNLKGEISHFIAFEKQDISA; translated from the coding sequence ATGAAAAATAAAAATTCCGAAGATCCGTTACAGCGAAATTCAGTTCCAATTCTTTCTTGGGATTTTCATTATGAATATTTGAATGAGCTAAAAGCGTTTAGTGTTGATTTGAAAAGGGTAAATAAAATCTCAGATGAATTTACCTGGGACGAAACGATGCTCAATATTCAGGAAAGAATCAAAAACGAAGTGGTTTTAATAACCGATTTAGATTTGAAAATAGTTTTCGCGTCAAGCGGAATAAAAAAAATGACGGGTTACAAAGAAGAAGAAGTCTTAGGAAAAACCCCTAAGATGTTTCAAGGCCCAGCAACTTCACAAAAGGATTTAAAGGAAATTAGAGATGCGGTAAAAAAGAAGATTCCCTTTGCCAAAACCCTCGAGAATTATAGAAAAAACGGTCAAACCTATAAATGCAAAATCGATGCCTCGCCAGTTTATAACCTGAAAGGCGAAATATCTCATTTCATAGCCTTCGAAAAACAGGACATAAGCGCTTAG
- a CDS encoding metallophosphoesterase family protein: MRTFVIGDIHGGLLALEQVLERANVTTEDTLIFLGDYVDGWSQSVEVIDYLIDLKSKQNCICIRGNHDQLALDWLENRHDDFDEEMWYKHGGKATVEGYAKISAEKKKTHIEFLENLQDFYLDDQNRLFVHAGFTNLNGVKWEYFSKLFYWDRTLWETALSLDPKLKEDDLHYPKRFTVYKEVYIGHTPVTRIGETVPVNRACVWNVDTGAAFRGPLTILDVDTKEYWQSEPLNELYFNEKGRN, encoded by the coding sequence ATGCGAACATTTGTTATAGGTGACATTCATGGCGGATTACTTGCACTTGAACAAGTACTAGAGAGAGCCAACGTTACTACAGAAGATACTCTAATTTTTTTGGGCGATTATGTTGACGGCTGGAGTCAGTCTGTTGAAGTAATCGACTATTTGATTGATTTAAAAAGCAAACAAAACTGCATCTGTATACGAGGAAATCACGATCAGCTGGCTTTGGACTGGCTGGAAAACAGACATGATGATTTTGACGAAGAAATGTGGTACAAACATGGCGGAAAAGCTACCGTTGAAGGTTATGCTAAAATTTCTGCAGAAAAAAAGAAAACGCATATCGAATTTCTAGAAAATCTACAGGATTTTTATCTTGACGACCAGAATCGATTGTTTGTTCATGCTGGCTTCACTAATTTAAATGGTGTAAAATGGGAATATTTTTCTAAGCTATTTTATTGGGACAGAACCCTTTGGGAAACAGCACTTTCATTAGACCCTAAATTAAAAGAAGACGATTTACACTATCCAAAAAGATTTACCGTTTATAAGGAAGTTTATATTGGTCACACACCCGTTACCCGAATTGGAGAAACGGTTCCTGTCAACAGAGCTTGTGTCTGGAATGTAGATACGGGCGCAGCATTTAGAGGTCCGCTTACTATCTTAGATGTTGACACAAAGGAATACTGGCAAAGTGAACCATTAAACGAACTCTATTTTAACGAAAAAGGTAGGAATTAA
- a CDS encoding nucleoside recognition domain-containing protein, with the protein MVLSRFWLAIFISSIVFIVVSLFTANTYTIDSILNGKKDDPVLVSEKYVEELPAFLKDSIKKAPDQTMIINRDMLNADTTYVYKNKTVKIYSGLQKSDGLLPTCKSTLVDLILPLIAYLAFFCGLMELLIVSGASGKLAKALSPVFVKVFPSIPKNHPSISYMTLNFAANFLGLDSAATPFGLKAMESLQEINPEKDKASDAQIMFMCLHASGLTLIATSIIGYRAAANASNPADVMLPCIITSFIGTIAAFLIVGIKQKINFRSASLLIGLMVLIAAIVSLLMYVNHLDLIGKNYFTSNLSGLILIAIIAFTLIFSFIHEKKFKDAETTVFDTFVVGANNGVKTGVTIFPYVLGMLVAISLFRNSGLFEIISDAIGFVFSNLGVSKEITNALPVAMLRPFSSAGSRGFLIDSMNTFGADSLTARLSSIFQCSAESTFYVIAVYFGSVNIKNTRYALGTMLLVDLICVITAIFVATWFF; encoded by the coding sequence ATGGTATTAAGCAGATTTTGGTTAGCGATTTTTATTTCTTCGATTGTTTTTATTGTAGTCAGTTTGTTTACTGCCAACACGTATACTATTGATTCTATTTTAAATGGAAAAAAAGACGATCCTGTTTTAGTTTCTGAAAAATACGTCGAAGAACTTCCTGCTTTCTTAAAAGACAGCATTAAAAAAGCGCCAGATCAGACCATGATTATCAATCGTGATATGCTAAATGCTGACACTACTTACGTTTACAAAAACAAAACCGTAAAAATTTACAGCGGACTTCAAAAATCGGATGGTTTATTGCCAACGTGTAAAAGCACTTTGGTTGATTTAATTTTGCCTCTTATTGCTTATTTAGCTTTTTTCTGTGGTTTGATGGAACTTTTAATCGTTTCTGGAGCTTCAGGAAAATTAGCCAAAGCTTTGAGTCCGGTTTTTGTGAAAGTTTTCCCTAGTATTCCTAAAAATCACCCTTCGATATCCTACATGACTTTGAATTTTGCTGCCAATTTCTTAGGATTAGATTCGGCGGCAACGCCATTCGGATTGAAAGCCATGGAAAGTTTACAGGAAATAAATCCCGAAAAAGACAAAGCGAGTGATGCGCAAATCATGTTTATGTGCCTTCATGCTTCTGGTTTAACTTTAATTGCAACTTCAATTATTGGTTATCGTGCTGCGGCAAACGCAAGTAATCCTGCCGATGTTATGCTGCCTTGCATTATAACTTCATTTATCGGAACCATTGCGGCTTTCCTAATTGTTGGAATCAAACAAAAAATTAATTTTAGAAGTGCTTCGCTTCTTATTGGTTTGATGGTTCTGATTGCCGCAATTGTAAGTTTGCTGATGTATGTGAATCATTTGGACTTAATTGGAAAAAACTATTTTACATCTAATCTTTCTGGATTAATCTTAATTGCCATTATTGCATTTACCTTGATTTTCTCATTTATACATGAAAAGAAATTCAAAGATGCAGAAACCACTGTTTTCGACACTTTTGTAGTTGGCGCCAATAATGGAGTTAAAACTGGAGTTACGATTTTCCCTTATGTTTTAGGAATGCTGGTTGCAATCTCGCTATTCAGAAACAGCGGTTTATTCGAAATTATCAGCGATGCAATTGGGTTTGTTTTTTCGAATCTAGGGGTAAGCAAAGAAATTACTAATGCATTGCCAGTTGCCATGCTTCGTCCATTTAGTTCTGCAGGTTCAAGAGGTTTTCTAATTGATTCGATGAATACCTTTGGAGCCGATTCTTTAACGGCAAGATTAAGCAGTATTTTCCAATGCAGTGCCGAGAGTACTTTCTACGTAATTGCGGTTTATTTTGGATCGGTAAACATCAAAAACACTCGTTATGCTTTGGGTACAATGCTTTTGGTGGATTTAATCTGTGTAATTACAGCCATTTTTGTAGCGACTTGGTTTTTTTAA
- the dinB gene encoding DNA polymerase IV: MSETPTYRKIIHIDMDAFYASVEQMDNPELRGKPVAVGGSENRGVVSAASYEARKFGVRSALSGVLAKKYCPEIIFVRPRFDRYKEISSKIHKIFHDYTDLVEPLSLDEAYLDVTKNKKGNPSASLLAQEIRQRIFNEVGLTASAGISINKFVAKIASDYNKPNGQKTVNPDEVETFLEDLPIRKFYGVGKVTTEKMYQLGIFTGTDLKSKSLEFLEKHFGKSGTFYYHVVRGIHNSEVKSSRITKSVAAEHTFDVNLSSEIFMMQQLERIATSLEKRLQRHNISGKTITLKIKYSDFSQQTRSKTLPYFISDKNLIMENVEELLYQEKMKDSVRLLGISLSNLNNEVKKAVAVQLKFTF; this comes from the coding sequence ATGTCTGAAACACCAACATATCGCAAAATTATCCATATTGATATGGATGCATTTTACGCATCGGTAGAACAGATGGACAATCCAGAATTAAGAGGAAAACCAGTTGCAGTTGGAGGTTCTGAAAACCGCGGTGTAGTTTCGGCTGCAAGTTATGAAGCCAGAAAGTTTGGTGTTCGGAGTGCCCTTAGCGGGGTTTTAGCCAAAAAATACTGCCCAGAAATTATTTTTGTGCGTCCGAGATTTGACCGTTACAAAGAGATTTCATCTAAAATTCATAAAATTTTTCATGATTATACCGATTTGGTTGAACCTCTTTCGCTGGACGAAGCGTATTTGGACGTTACCAAAAACAAAAAAGGAAATCCCAGTGCAAGCCTTTTGGCACAGGAAATTAGGCAAAGAATTTTTAATGAAGTAGGGTTGACGGCTTCGGCTGGAATTTCGATTAATAAATTTGTGGCTAAAATTGCCAGCGATTATAATAAACCAAACGGACAAAAAACGGTAAATCCGGACGAAGTAGAAACTTTTTTGGAAGATCTTCCCATTCGTAAATTTTACGGAGTTGGAAAAGTGACTACAGAAAAAATGTATCAGCTGGGGATTTTTACTGGAACCGATTTGAAAAGTAAATCTCTAGAGTTTTTAGAAAAGCACTTCGGAAAATCGGGAACATTTTATTATCATGTGGTTCGAGGCATTCATAATAGCGAAGTAAAATCGTCACGAATTACCAAATCTGTGGCTGCAGAACATACTTTTGATGTGAATCTGTCTTCGGAGATTTTTATGATGCAGCAGTTGGAGCGTATTGCAACTTCGCTAGAAAAACGTCTTCAAAGGCATAACATTTCTGGAAAAACAATCACTCTCAAAATCAAATACAGTGATTTTTCGCAACAGACCAGAAGTAAAACACTGCCTTATTTTATTTCTGATAAAAATCTGATTATGGAAAACGTTGAGGAATTATTGTATCAGGAAAAAATGAAAGATTCGGTACGATTGCTCGGAATTTCGTTGAGCAATTTGAATAACGAAGTGAAAAAAGCGGTCGCAGTTCAGTTAAAATTTACATTTTAG
- a CDS encoding fumarate hydratase, protein MIDFIYQDPYPILKDDTQYRKITSDFVKVEQFGEREVLTVDPKGLELLAEEALTDVSFMLRTTHLQKLRKILDDPEATDNDRFVAYNLLQNASVAAEGQLPSCQDTGTAIVMAKKGESIFTGVDDAEWLSRGIFNTYQKRNLRYSQIVPISMFEEKNSGSNLPAQIDIYAKKGTSYDFLFMAKGGGSANKTYLYQQTKSLLNEKSLDEFIRTKIKDLGTSACPPYHLALVIGGTSAEANLSAVKKASAGYYDHLPTSGNMAGQAFRDFEWEERVQKICQESAIGAQFGGKYFTHDVRVIRLPRHAASCPVGLGVSCSADRNIKGKITKDGIFVEQLEVNPKQFLPETAPHLEAPVEIDLDQPMADILAKLSQYPVKTRLKLNGTVIVARDIAHAKIKELLDAGKPMPDYFKNHPVYYAGPAKTPDGMASGSFGPTTAGRMDVYVDEFQKNGGSMIMLAKGNRTKQVTDACNKYGGFYLGSIGGPAAILAQDNILKVEVVDFEELGMEAVRKITVKDFPAFIITDDKGNDFFANL, encoded by the coding sequence ATGATCGATTTTATATACCAAGATCCTTATCCGATCTTAAAGGATGATACGCAGTACCGCAAAATCACTTCTGATTTTGTGAAAGTAGAACAATTTGGAGAGCGTGAAGTTTTAACCGTTGACCCAAAAGGTTTAGAATTATTGGCTGAAGAAGCATTGACAGATGTTTCGTTTATGTTGAGAACAACGCATTTACAGAAACTAAGAAAAATTTTAGACGATCCAGAAGCAACAGACAATGATCGTTTTGTTGCTTACAACTTGCTTCAAAATGCATCTGTCGCTGCTGAAGGTCAGTTGCCAAGCTGTCAAGATACTGGAACTGCGATTGTAATGGCTAAAAAAGGCGAAAGCATTTTTACTGGTGTTGATGATGCAGAGTGGTTAAGCCGTGGTATTTTTAATACGTATCAAAAAAGAAACTTACGCTATTCTCAGATTGTTCCGATTTCGATGTTTGAAGAGAAAAATTCAGGATCAAATCTTCCGGCACAAATTGATATTTATGCTAAAAAAGGAACTTCTTACGACTTTTTGTTCATGGCGAAAGGTGGAGGATCTGCAAACAAAACATACTTATACCAACAAACAAAGTCTTTGCTGAATGAAAAATCATTGGACGAATTCATTCGCACAAAAATCAAAGATTTAGGAACTTCTGCTTGTCCTCCGTACCATTTAGCTTTGGTAATTGGCGGAACTTCTGCTGAAGCAAACTTAAGCGCTGTTAAAAAAGCTTCTGCCGGATATTATGATCATCTTCCAACTTCTGGAAACATGGCGGGTCAAGCTTTCCGTGATTTTGAATGGGAAGAAAGAGTTCAGAAAATATGCCAAGAAAGTGCTATTGGAGCGCAATTTGGAGGAAAATATTTCACGCACGACGTACGTGTAATTCGTTTGCCTCGTCACGCAGCTTCTTGTCCTGTCGGACTTGGAGTTTCTTGCTCGGCAGATAGAAATATCAAAGGAAAAATCACTAAAGACGGAATCTTTGTTGAGCAGTTAGAAGTAAACCCAAAGCAATTTTTACCAGAAACAGCTCCACATTTAGAAGCTCCTGTAGAAATAGATTTAGATCAGCCAATGGCAGATATTTTGGCAAAATTATCTCAATATCCAGTTAAGACTCGTTTAAAACTAAACGGAACTGTAATTGTTGCCAGAGATATTGCTCACGCAAAAATCAAAGAATTATTAGACGCTGGAAAACCAATGCCTGATTATTTCAAAAATCACCCAGTATATTACGCTGGTCCTGCAAAAACTCCAGACGGAATGGCTTCAGGAAGTTTCGGACCAACAACTGCTGGACGTATGGACGTTTATGTGGATGAATTCCAGAAAAATGGTGGAAGTATGATTATGCTGGCTAAAGGAAACCGTACCAAACAAGTTACTGATGCCTGCAACAAATATGGCGGATTCTATTTAGGTTCTATCGGAGGTCCAGCTGCTATTTTAGCTCAAGATAATATCTTAAAAGTAGAAGTGGTTGACTTTGAAGAATTAGGAATGGAAGCTGTTCGTAAAATCACTGTTAAAGATTTCCCTGCGTTCATTATTACAGATGATAAAGGAAATGATTTCTTTGCTAATTTATAA
- the bla gene encoding class A beta-lactamase, subclass A2 — translation MNKFFIVLFSFLSFQVFSQGTNELRNQLQQIISSKSATVGVSMKGVENKDTLSINGNLKMPMMSVFKFHIALAVLHKVDEGKLNLSQEIFIKKKDLKEDTWSPMKENYPEGNVNLNLDKILRYTVSHSDNNGCDILINLVGGTRYIQKFINDQGIKDFVIKVNEDQMKTWKNLYINTTTALATTELLEKFFKGEVLKEETTKYLYQIMVETSRGLTWMKAGLPENTELAHRTGISGTNDANLRVAMNDIGIVKLPNGKHFILSVYLKDITEKREDTEKIIADITKAVWSYFNN, via the coding sequence ATGAATAAGTTTTTTATAGTTCTTTTTTCCTTCTTATCGTTTCAGGTTTTTTCTCAGGGTACAAATGAACTTAGAAATCAATTGCAACAAATCATTTCAAGTAAAAGTGCTACTGTAGGTGTTTCTATGAAAGGTGTTGAAAATAAGGATACTTTGAGTATTAATGGAAATTTAAAAATGCCAATGATGAGCGTATTTAAATTTCATATTGCTTTGGCGGTTTTGCATAAAGTTGATGAAGGCAAGCTCAATCTTTCGCAGGAAATCTTTATAAAAAAGAAAGATTTAAAGGAAGATACCTGGAGTCCGATGAAAGAAAATTATCCTGAAGGAAATGTAAATTTGAATTTAGATAAAATTCTCCGTTACACGGTTTCACATAGTGATAATAACGGATGCGACATTTTGATTAATTTGGTTGGAGGTACAAGATATATTCAAAAATTTATAAATGATCAGGGAATCAAGGATTTCGTTATTAAAGTGAACGAGGATCAAATGAAGACGTGGAAAAATCTTTATATCAATACCACTACTGCATTGGCTACAACAGAATTGCTTGAAAAGTTTTTTAAAGGTGAAGTTTTAAAAGAAGAAACAACAAAGTATTTGTATCAAATAATGGTTGAAACCTCAAGAGGACTTACTTGGATGAAAGCCGGACTTCCTGAAAATACTGAATTAGCACACAGAACTGGAATTTCTGGAACAAACGATGCTAATTTGAGAGTTGCAATGAATGACATTGGAATTGTAAAGCTTCCAAACGGTAAGCATTTTATTCTATCGGTTTATTTGAAAGATATTACAGAAAAAAGAGAAGATACAGAAAAGATAATTGCAGATATAACAAAAGCAGTCTGGAGTTATTTTAATAATTGA